Sequence from the Actinomycetota bacterium genome:
CCGGATGAAGTTGGCGGCCATGTCGAAGTGTTCGGCCAGGCGGATGTCCTGTGCCAGGGGGCCGGGGAGCATGTTTCCCTTCCAAGCCTCCAGCGCCATCTTCTCGGCCGCGTCCTCGTCTTCGGCCCAGCAGACGTGGACCTGAAGCAGAAGGGGTTTGTCGCCGGCGGCCTCCCGGAAGGCGCCGATGATCTCCTTGAGCCTGTCCTCCGGCTGGTTCACGGTGATCAAGCCGTCGGCCCAGGTTCCCGCCCACCGCGCGGTTTCCACGGAGAGGGCTGCGGCGTAGAGAGGGGGAGGCTTGGCCGGCAGCGACCAGACCTTCGCCTCGTGCACGGTGACCAGGCCGTCGTGGGTGACCCGCTCCCCGGCGAGCAACCGGCGGATCACCGAGACGCACTCGCCCAGGCGCTCGTTGCGGACGGATTTGGGGGGCCACTCCCGGCCCGTGATGTGCTCGTTCATCGCCTCGCCCGAGCCGAGGCAGACCGAAAAGCGGCCGGGGAACATCTCCTCGAGTGTTGCGATGGCCTGGGCGACGATCGCCGGGTGGTACCGGTCCCCGGGCGCGTTCACCAGGGCAAAGGGAAGTTTGGTGGCGTGCATGGCGGCCCCCAGCCACGCGAATGCAAAACCGGACTCGCCCTGAGAGGCGCCCCACGGCTCGATGTGGTCCGAAGACTGGACCGCCTGGAAGCCGGCGCCCTCCGCCCGGACGGCCAGCTCGAGGAGCCGCGACGGGGCGAACTGCTCGTGGGACGCGTGGTATCCAAATTTTGCGGGCACGACTCTCGGTTACCCGAACCGGGGCCGGTCCAACCGCCTGCCGCAAGCGC
This genomic interval carries:
- a CDS encoding TIGR03885 family FMN-dependent LLM class oxidoreductase, which encodes MPAKFGYHASHEQFAPSRLLELAVRAEGAGFQAVQSSDHIEPWGASQGESGFAFAWLGAAMHATKLPFALVNAPGDRYHPAIVAQAIATLEEMFPGRFSVCLGSGEAMNEHITGREWPPKSVRNERLGECVSVIRRLLAGERVTHDGLVTVHEAKVWSLPAKPPPLYAAALSVETARWAGTWADGLITVNQPEDRLKEIIGAFREAAGDKPLLLQVHVCWAEDEDAAEKMALEAWKGNMLPGPLAQDIRLAEHFDMAANFIRAEDVGKTVDISSDAAWHAENLQRYADLGFSTINIHQVGKNQEEFIDFFGDKVLPQIGGSR